A window of the Scleropages formosus chromosome 21, fSclFor1.1, whole genome shotgun sequence genome harbors these coding sequences:
- the LOC108918616 gene encoding leucine-rich repeat-containing protein 4-like, with product MSLLWQVTVHHTWNAALLFVVYLMVRVLSLCAASVGPQSCPVVCSCSNQFSKVVCTRRGLTKVPSGIPSNTRYLNLMENSIEMIQADTFRHLHHMERLQLGRNAIRQIEVGAFNGLTSLNTLELFDNRLTVIPSGAFEYLSKLRELWLRNNPIESIPSYAFNRVPSLMRLDLGELRKLEYISDGAFEGLYNLKYLNLGMCNIREMPTLSPLVGLEELEISENHFPEIKPGSFRGLKSLKKLWIMNSQISLIERNAFDDVTALMELNLAHNNLSSLPHDLFTPLRYLVELHLHHNPWNCNCDVVWLSWWLREYIPTNSTCCGRCHSPAHMRGRYLVEVDQTTFQCSAPFIVDAPRDLNISAERVAELKCRTAPMSSVRWLLPNGTVLTHGSNHPRISVLNDGTLNFSNVLPSDTGIYTCMVTNVAGNSNASAYLNVSNAELNTSNLSYFTTVTVEVVEPPSEETPKPKMVTASPSVFQPVFISTPTVLLENTKTPEQVSVPTTKGTEKPPTSLDEVMKTTKIIIGCFVAVTLLAAVMLIAFYKLRKRHQQRSTVAATRTIEIIQVDEDMGRAASATSIPGEGAVVLSTIRDHNNTYNTYKANYNTYKPAHGSHWTGNNISNSLHRPRPRPITTIPEHYITKTQKKEKVQETQI from the coding sequence ATGAGTCTCTTGTGGCAGGTAACTGTGCACCATACCTGGAATGCTGCCCTGCTTTTTGTAGTCTACCTCATGGTGCGAGTGTTAAGTCTATGTGCCGCCTCAGTGGGACCACAGAGCTGCCCGGTGGTCTGCTCCTGCAGTAACCAGTTCAGCAAGGTGGTGTGTACTCGCCGCGGCCTCACCAAGGTCCCCTCGGGCATCCCCTCCAACACACGGTACCTCAACCTGATGGAGAACAGCATCGAGATGATCCAGGCAGACACATTCCGCCATCTCCACCATATGGAGAGGCTGCAGCTGGGAAGGAATGCTATCCGGCAGATTGAGGTCGGCGCCTTCAATGGTCTGACCAGTCTGAACACCCTGGAGCTATTTGACAACCGGCTCACTGTCATACCCAGTGGCGCTTTCGAATACCTGTCCAAACTGCGTGAGTTATGGCTCAGGAATAACCCCATTGAGAGCATACCCTCCTATGCTTTCAATCGGGTGCCCTCCTTAATGCGCCTGGATTTGGGGGAACTGAGGAAACTGGAGTACATTTCAGATGGTGCTTTTGAGGGattgtacaatttaaaatacCTTAATCTTGGAATGTGTAACATCAGAGAAATGCCCACTCTGTCCCCGTTAGTtgggctggaggagctggagattTCGGAAAACCACTTTCCAGAAATTAAACCTGGATCTTTTCGGGGACTGAAATCCTTGAAAAAGCTCTGGATTATGAACTCCCAGATCAGCCTAATAGAACGTAATGCTTTTGATGATGTCACAGCATTGATGGAGCTCAACCTGGCCCATAACAACCTTAGCTCCTTGCCCCATGACCTTTTTACACCTTTGCGGTACCTGGTGGAGCTACACTTGCACCATAACCCCTGGAATTGCAACTGTGATGTGGTGTGGCTTTCCTGGTGGCTGAGAGAGTACATCCCCACAAACTCCACCTGCTGTGGCCGCTGCCACTCGCCAGCCCACATGCGGGGCCGCTACCTGGTGGAGGTGGACCAGACCACCTTTCAGTGCTCTGCACCTTTTATTGTAGATGCACCACGGGATCTGAACATCTCGGCAGAACGTGTGGCTGAGCTAAAGTGCCGCACGGCACCCATGTCATCTGTTCGGTGGTTACTGCCCAATGGCACTGTCCTGACTCATGGGTCCAACCATCCGCGGATATCTGTGCTCAATGATGGGACACTCAACTTCTCCAACGTGCTGCCCTCTGACACAGGGATTTACACCTGCATGGTGACCAACGTGGCAGGGAACTCCAATGCCTCAGCCTATCTCAATGTCAGCAACGCAGAGCTCAACACATCCAACCTGAGTTACTTCACTACTGTCACTGTGGAGGTCGTTGAGCCCCCTTCTGAGGAGACACCTAAGCCCAAAATGGTGACTGCCTCACCTTCCGTCTTTCAACCAGTGTTCATATCGACACCCACTGTCCTCCTGGAGAACACCAAGACACCAGAGCAGGTGTCTGTTCCAACCACCAAAGGCACAGAAAAACCCCCCACGAGCTTGGACGAGGTCATGAAGACAACCAAGATCATTATTGGCTGCTTTGTTGCAGTCACCCTGTTGGCGGCAGTCATGCTGATTGCTTTTTACAAACTGCGCAAGCGCCACCAGCAGCGAAGCACAGTGGCAGCCACAAGGACTATAGAGATCATTCAAGTGGATGAGGACATGGGCAGGGCAGCCTCCGCCACAAGTATACCGGGAGAGGGGGCAGTAGTGCTATCTACCATCCGAGATCACAACAATACCTACAATACCTACAAGGCCAACTACAACACCTACAAACCAGCACATGGGTCCCACTGGACGGGAAACAACATAAGCAACTCTCTTCACCGACCCAGGCCCCGGCCTATAACGACTATCCCAGAGCACTACAtaacaaaaactcaaaaaaaagagaaggtaCAGGAAACACAGATTTAA